A single Mus caroli chromosome 15, CAROLI_EIJ_v1.1, whole genome shotgun sequence DNA region contains:
- the LOC110311009 gene encoding glycosylation-dependent cell adhesion molecule 1 isoform X2: MKFFTVLLFVSLAATSLALLPGSKDELQMKTQLTDATDQSTPTSHTSKESTSSKDLSKEPSIFREELISKDNVVMESTKPENQEAQDGLRSESSQLEETTRPTTSAATTSEENLTKSSQTVEGELDKIIEGFITGTEDIISGASHITKP; the protein is encoded by the exons ATGAAATTCTTCACTGTCCTGCTATTTGTCAGTCTTGCTGccacctctcttgctctcctgccTG GGTCCAAAGATGAACTTCAAATGAAGACTCAGCTCACAGATGCCA CTGACCAGTCCACTCCCACCAGCCACACCAGCAAGGAGAGTACTTCCAGTAAGGATCTTTCCAAGGAGCCTTCCATCTTCAGAGAAGAGCTGATTTCCAAAGATAATGTGGTGATGGAATCTACCAAGCCAGAGAATCAAGAGGCCCAGGATGGACTCAGGAGTGAGTCATCTCAGCTGGAAGAGACCACAAGACCCACCACCTCAGCTG CAACCACCTCAGAGGAAAATCTGACCAAGTCAAGCCAGACAGTGGAGGGAGAACTGGATAAAATAATTGAAGGATTTATAACTGGTACAGAAGACATAATCTCTGGTGCCAGTCATATCACGAAGCCATGA
- the LOC110311009 gene encoding glycosylation-dependent cell adhesion molecule 1 isoform X1: MKFFTVLLFVSLAATSLALLPGSKDELQMKTQLTDAIPADQSTPTSHTSKESTSSKDLSKEPSIFREELISKDNVVMESTKPENQEAQDGLRSESSQLEETTRPTTSAATTSEENLTKSSQTVEGELDKIIEGFITGTEDIISGASHITKP; this comes from the exons ATGAAATTCTTCACTGTCCTGCTATTTGTCAGTCTTGCTGccacctctcttgctctcctgccTG GGTCCAAAGATGAACTTCAAATGAAGACTCAGCTCACAGATGCCA TTCCAGCTGACCAGTCCACTCCCACCAGCCACACCAGCAAGGAGAGTACTTCCAGTAAGGATCTTTCCAAGGAGCCTTCCATCTTCAGAGAAGAGCTGATTTCCAAAGATAATGTGGTGATGGAATCTACCAAGCCAGAGAATCAAGAGGCCCAGGATGGACTCAGGAGTGAGTCATCTCAGCTGGAAGAGACCACAAGACCCACCACCTCAGCTG CAACCACCTCAGAGGAAAATCTGACCAAGTCAAGCCAGACAGTGGAGGGAGAACTGGATAAAATAATTGAAGGATTTATAACTGGTACAGAAGACATAATCTCTGGTGCCAGTCATATCACGAAGCCATGA
- the LOC110311009 gene encoding glycosylation-dependent cell adhesion molecule 1 isoform X3, which yields MKFFTVLLFVSLAATSLALLPGSKDELQMKTQLTDAIPADQSTPTSHTSKESTSSKDLSKEPSIFREELISKDNVVMESTKPENQEAQDGLRSESSQLEETTRPTTSAGMSQGRRKMSWEVQPPQRKI from the exons ATGAAATTCTTCACTGTCCTGCTATTTGTCAGTCTTGCTGccacctctcttgctctcctgccTG GGTCCAAAGATGAACTTCAAATGAAGACTCAGCTCACAGATGCCA TTCCAGCTGACCAGTCCACTCCCACCAGCCACACCAGCAAGGAGAGTACTTCCAGTAAGGATCTTTCCAAGGAGCCTTCCATCTTCAGAGAAGAGCTGATTTCCAAAGATAATGTGGTGATGGAATCTACCAAGCCAGAGAATCAAGAGGCCCAGGATGGACTCAGGAGTGAGTCATCTCAGCTGGAAGAGACCACAAGACCCACCACCTCAGCTGGTATGagccagggaagaaggaaaatgtcTTGGGAGGTG CAACCACCTCAGAGGAAAATCTGA